Proteins encoded by one window of Desulfovibrio ferrophilus:
- a CDS encoding UDP-glucose dehydrogenase family protein, giving the protein MNLCIVGTGYVGLVSAACFAEMGNNVCCVDVNPAVVERLNNGEVHIYEPGLEEMVARNRAEGRLAFTTTLAEGLKDAAVAFITVGTPSREDGSCDLCYVHQVARDIGQAMTEPLVVVDKSTVPVGTADQVREIIAEELSKRGASIDYDVVSNPEFLKEGDAVSDFMKPDRVILGTENENSAEIMRSLYSPFARSREKVMVMGVRSAEMTKYAANCILATKISFINEVSGICEKVGADVRDVRLGIGSDHRIGYHFIYPGVGYGGSCFPKDVKALINTAREVGHEPQLLAAVDEVNNRQKFAIAKKVESYFAQQGGLEGRTLALWGLAFKANTDDIREASSLETIKYLTAKGMRVKAFDPVAGPNTARELEGVQGLEIVDSQYEALNGADALAVVTEWNQFRNPDFGQIKNSLKAPLIFDGRNLYPPRDLAEAGFAYFCIGRPDPA; this is encoded by the coding sequence ATGAATCTCTGCATTGTCGGCACTGGCTACGTTGGTCTCGTGAGCGCGGCATGTTTTGCTGAAATGGGCAATAATGTGTGCTGTGTAGATGTCAACCCTGCTGTTGTTGAACGCCTCAACAATGGTGAAGTGCACATCTATGAGCCCGGCCTTGAGGAAATGGTCGCCCGGAACAGGGCTGAAGGTCGATTGGCCTTTACCACCACCTTGGCTGAGGGACTTAAGGACGCTGCAGTCGCCTTCATTACCGTTGGTACTCCTAGTCGTGAAGATGGTTCCTGCGACCTGTGCTATGTGCACCAGGTTGCCCGTGACATCGGCCAAGCCATGACTGAACCTTTGGTGGTGGTGGACAAGTCCACCGTACCTGTGGGTACAGCCGATCAGGTTCGGGAAATCATCGCGGAGGAGCTTTCCAAACGAGGGGCTTCCATTGATTATGATGTGGTCTCCAACCCCGAATTCCTCAAGGAAGGAGATGCGGTTTCAGACTTCATGAAACCTGATCGTGTGATTTTGGGTACCGAGAATGAGAATAGTGCCGAGATCATGCGTTCCCTGTATTCCCCGTTTGCCCGCAGTCGCGAGAAGGTCATGGTCATGGGTGTGCGCAGCGCCGAAATGACCAAGTATGCGGCCAATTGCATTCTGGCGACGAAGATTTCCTTCATCAACGAAGTCTCCGGCATTTGTGAAAAGGTCGGGGCGGATGTGCGTGATGTTCGTCTGGGAATTGGTTCCGACCATCGCATCGGCTATCATTTCATTTATCCTGGTGTTGGATACGGTGGCTCCTGCTTTCCCAAGGATGTGAAGGCGCTTATCAACACGGCGCGTGAGGTTGGCCATGAACCCCAACTTCTTGCTGCGGTGGATGAGGTCAATAATCGCCAAAAATTTGCTATTGCCAAGAAAGTGGAAAGCTATTTTGCCCAGCAGGGCGGTCTGGAAGGGCGGACTTTGGCCCTGTGGGGATTGGCTTTCAAGGCGAATACTGACGATATCCGTGAAGCATCTTCTCTGGAGACCATCAAGTATCTTACGGCCAAGGGAATGCGTGTCAAAGCGTTTGATCCGGTCGCTGGCCCCAATACGGCCCGTGAACTGGAAGGTGTGCAGGGTTTGGAGATCGTCGATAGCCAGTACGAGGCCCTGAACGGAGCTGATGCGTTGGCCGTGGTCACGGAATGGAATCAGTTCCGCAATCCTGATTTCGGACAGATCAAGAACAGCTTGAAGGCTCCCTTGATTTTTGACGGGCGCAATCTGTATCCGCCGCGTGATCTTGCGGAAGCCGGGTTTGCCTATTTCTGCATCGGGCGTCCTGATCCCGCATAG
- a CDS encoding holo-[acyl-carrier-protein] synthase: MIIGLGIDIVEVDRIEHSLERFGDRFVKRILTPAEIDIIRGDKVRFVAVRFAAKEAASKALGTGIAQGVGFQGMEILRDSLGKPILTFTDGAALRCQELGATHAHISLTHGRDTAAAVVVLENDS; encoded by the coding sequence ATGATCATTGGCCTGGGCATAGATATCGTGGAGGTGGATCGCATCGAACACTCGTTGGAGCGCTTTGGCGACCGATTCGTGAAACGCATCCTGACTCCCGCTGAAATCGATATCATCCGGGGTGACAAGGTTCGTTTTGTCGCCGTACGTTTTGCGGCCAAAGAGGCCGCCTCGAAAGCCTTGGGCACCGGCATCGCTCAGGGAGTGGGTTTCCAGGGAATGGAAATCCTGCGAGACTCACTGGGCAAACCGATACTCACCTTTACCGATGGGGCAGCCCTACGCTGTCAGGAACTTGGCGCAACCCACGCACACATCAGCCTGACCCATGGTCGCGACACGGCAGCCGCGGTGGTGGTCCTGGAGAATGATTCATGA
- a CDS encoding pyridoxine 5'-phosphate synthase, producing the protein MPSLAVNIDHIATLRQARQGTEPDPVTAAHMAELAGAQCIICHLREDRRHINDRDLALLRQTVQTRLNLEMAATDEMQRICLETMPDIICLVPEKREELTTEGGLDVASRIDEIRDFLAPIIAADIETSLFIDADPKQIEAAKATGSEYIEIHTGHYADAKGRAATKAELEKILTGIKQAQDIGLKVNLGHGLNYVNVMDFSQVPGINEYSIGHSIISRAAYVGIGQAVREMNELVRSFVS; encoded by the coding sequence ATGCCCTCGCTTGCCGTAAATATCGATCATATTGCCACGCTGCGCCAGGCGCGGCAAGGCACAGAGCCAGACCCGGTAACAGCAGCCCACATGGCTGAACTGGCCGGAGCTCAATGCATCATCTGCCACCTGCGCGAAGACCGCCGCCATATCAATGACCGCGACCTCGCCCTGCTGCGCCAGACCGTGCAGACCCGTTTGAATCTGGAAATGGCCGCCACCGACGAGATGCAACGCATCTGCCTGGAAACCATGCCGGACATCATCTGTCTGGTTCCGGAAAAACGAGAGGAACTGACCACCGAGGGCGGTCTGGACGTGGCTTCCCGAATTGACGAAATCCGCGATTTCCTGGCTCCGATCATCGCTGCAGACATCGAGACAAGTCTGTTCATCGACGCCGACCCCAAGCAGATCGAAGCTGCGAAGGCGACAGGCAGCGAATACATCGAAATTCACACCGGTCACTACGCCGATGCCAAGGGACGCGCTGCAACCAAGGCGGAACTGGAAAAAATCCTGACCGGGATCAAACAGGCTCAGGATATTGGCCTCAAAGTCAATCTCGGGCACGGCCTGAACTACGTCAACGTTATGGATTTTTCCCAGGTCCCTGGAATCAACGAATATTCCATCGGGCACAGTATCATTTCCCGCGCCGCCTATGTTGGCATCGGTCAGGCTGTACGCGAGATGAACGAACTGGTTCGTTCCTTCGTCTCTTAA
- a CDS encoding NAD(P)H-hydrate dehydratase produces MSIPSCIPLPTPYEMALWDQETISDFGLRQEVLMECAGRGCFDTLTEQFESLEGLRALVLAGSGNNGGDAFVIARLLADAGALVSVIHTGRKKRYRGAAATNLRLAQRMGLPMTYLSGPNLTEMTSELGTPDIIIDGLLGTGFTGELRGNAQHWINAINGLGQEAYVLAVDIPSGLNGENGRPQPVAVMADCTVTFHAPKLGLLMPGADVWTGEIIVHPIGIPGFIERSAPPTCALLTHGVGILAPLPDEAMHKGHAGHVLVMGGSPGLTGAPLLAALGALRAGAGLTTVACPRGLAMEIKAGVPEVMTLPLGKGDAWMAPMADDLLHHIAKFSALSLGPGIGRDERTLEFLDALLEQELPPLVLDADGLYWLAEQPELLGPNAPQTILTPHPGEMARLLGRSTADIQANRLQAAREAADTYGAITILKGAGTVIAQPGGQAWLSPFSSPNLAVAGSGDVLSGLLSAMLAQDLTPLEAACLGVYWHGLAGERLANDYPLRGNLAGDIALELPQTLEELIDADS; encoded by the coding sequence ATGAGCATCCCCTCCTGCATCCCACTGCCCACGCCATACGAAATGGCCTTGTGGGACCAAGAGACCATCAGTGATTTCGGCTTGCGCCAGGAAGTCCTCATGGAGTGCGCCGGACGTGGCTGTTTCGATACCCTGACAGAACAATTCGAATCTCTGGAAGGACTGCGAGCGCTGGTGCTGGCCGGGTCCGGCAATAATGGCGGTGACGCCTTTGTGATCGCCCGTTTGCTGGCCGATGCAGGGGCTCTTGTTTCAGTGATCCATACCGGGCGCAAAAAGCGCTATCGGGGGGCAGCAGCGACCAACCTTCGCTTGGCGCAACGCATGGGCTTGCCCATGACCTATCTCTCCGGACCCAACCTGACGGAAATGACCTCCGAGCTGGGCACACCCGACATTATCATTGATGGTTTACTGGGAACGGGGTTCACCGGAGAGTTGCGCGGCAACGCGCAACATTGGATCAATGCGATCAATGGTCTCGGCCAGGAAGCCTATGTCCTGGCCGTGGACATTCCCTCCGGACTCAACGGCGAGAATGGCAGGCCCCAGCCCGTGGCCGTTATGGCAGACTGTACAGTGACCTTTCATGCTCCAAAATTGGGCTTACTGATGCCCGGAGCCGATGTCTGGACCGGTGAAATCATTGTGCACCCCATCGGGATTCCGGGATTTATCGAACGCTCTGCCCCTCCGACCTGTGCCCTCTTGACGCACGGCGTGGGTATTCTTGCTCCGCTCCCTGACGAAGCCATGCATAAAGGACACGCCGGACACGTCTTGGTCATGGGTGGTTCACCGGGACTCACGGGAGCACCTCTGCTGGCTGCTTTGGGGGCATTGCGAGCTGGCGCCGGGCTAACAACCGTGGCCTGCCCACGTGGGTTGGCCATGGAGATCAAGGCCGGTGTCCCCGAGGTCATGACCCTGCCCCTGGGCAAGGGTGATGCCTGGATGGCTCCCATGGCTGATGATCTTCTCCATCATATCGCTAAATTTTCCGCCCTGTCCCTGGGACCGGGCATCGGTCGCGACGAACGCACTCTGGAATTCCTGGACGCTCTGCTGGAACAGGAATTGCCACCACTGGTCCTGGATGCCGACGGCCTGTACTGGCTGGCAGAACAACCCGAGTTGCTGGGTCCCAACGCTCCACAGACCATTCTCACCCCACACCCCGGAGAAATGGCCCGCCTGCTGGGGCGTTCAACGGCCGATATTCAAGCCAACCGCCTGCAAGCTGCCCGCGAGGCAGCCGACACATACGGGGCCATCACAATTCTCAAGGGCGCAGGCACGGTCATCGCCCAACCCGGTGGCCAAGCATGGCTCTCGCCCTTCTCATCACCCAATCTTGCCGTCGCAGGATCTGGAGACGTTCTTTCCGGCCTATTGAGCGCCATGCTTGCCCAGGACCTGACTCCTTTGGAAGCAGCCTGCCTGGGTGTCTACTGGCATGGACTGGCCGGTGAACGACTGGCCAATGATTACC